A stretch of Cydia splendana chromosome 7, ilCydSple1.2, whole genome shotgun sequence DNA encodes these proteins:
- the LOC134792261 gene encoding inner nuclear membrane protein Man1-like codes for MADQVDSMSDAELRTKLAEHGFPVMPITASTRKLLVKKLKLVLDNKSKPRGGGDNKAESRRSLARYSSGEESDLDTNNAREKRAGRRATTGGAMLPPASSKTRRATPKKDSPVKQDSDKGSESDEEKSPVRTHEEVETVTTRRVTRTYAAKDDDYETGSDSDVDADRKTTSPFRSHSRSSDHISSTLPTNDTSTSPPKSSLFSRTSLPSYSSSLSSDHLNSIRSRLGLTSTLGDRPSVSNYTSNYTTSTYQPSTSTIDEVESPYLSNFTKRLSSLKAEPSKPTYADRDINNGSSTLLPRRSYISGVARPDVVDYKSANDKKFLKNNLVSLALVVLVVVFFFCLFFMYIVKRNDITSVVDDQSSVLPICQLNIPGNRPGINCVPREQISYAKDLLKVIHPELTKRVADFQCGKPGVLPYLTEREVLDIAATRADTSDISQCRMDLNNLEVLLVNNPRWGLSVVQLKNLYSKDAEFTPITSTDTVVQQRSKGSVALTLADPSTPLSCLFINTLYSTGSSLVVIGLLTLLALGSQRGYKYYVAYRKRKSDEIYSMVEQIIDVISQETEDSGEPYISVDHVRDTLIPPQNREKMASVWDAAVKFIQRNESRVRMEVQSVDGEDCRVWRWCSAHSSPKRSAAWQGQAFETQEGSVNNLTVSPTPCLKIRHMFDKNDTNDNLRMVVQDAILEKCGERCNVLHIDVDRASCCVYVKCASTSDAGVVYRSLHGWWYEGRLITVKYLRLERYMQRFPNSPSVGPYLKMSRPRRTWDE; via the coding sequence ATGGCCGATCAAGTGGATTCAATGTCAGATGCGGAGCTCCGGACAAAACTCGCGGAGCATGGGTTCCCTGTTATGCCAATAACGGCGTCAACAAGGAAGTTGCTGGTCAAGAAGTTGAAACTAGTGCTCGATAACAAGTCCAAGCCTCGCGGAGGCGGTGACAACAAAGCCGAGAGCAGACGCTCACTCGCGCGGTATTCGAGCGGAGAAGAGTCTGATTTGGACACCAACAATGCTCGCGAGAAACGTGCCGGCCGCCGCGCTACTACCGGCGGCGCCATGCTGCCGCCCGCCAGCAGCAAGACTCGGCGCGCGACGCCTAAGAAGGATTCGCCGGTCAAGCAAGATTCCGACAAAGGTTCCGAGTCTGATGAAGAGAAATCGCCTGTACGTACTCATGAAGAGGTTGAGACGGTGACGACGCGGCGTGTGACGCGCACGTACGCGGCCAAGGACGACGATTACGAGACTGGCTCGGACAGCGACGTGGACGCGGACCGCAAGACCACCTCGCCCTTCCGAAGCCACTCGCGCTCTAGTGATCATATCTCTAGTACCCTGCCTACTAACGACACCTCTACCAGCCCGCCCAAATCATCACTGTTTTCTCGGACAAGTCTACCAAGCTACTCATCCTCACTCTCATCAGACCACTTAAATTCAATCCGGTCTCGACTAGGCCTGACATCCACATTAGGCGACCGCCCCTCCGTAAGCAACTACACTTCCAATtacactacaagtacttaccagCCCTCAACTTCTACAATAGATGAGGTAGAATCTCCATATTTAAGTAATTTCACAAAACGCCTGTCTTCCTTAAAAGCGGAACCTTCGAAACCCACTTATGCTGACCGAGATATCAACAATGGAAGCAGCACACTTTTGCCTCGCAGATCCTACATATCGGGAGTGGCAAGACCTGATGTGGTAGACTACAAGTCTGCCAATGACAAAAAATTCTTGAAAAACAACCTTGTGTCCCTCGCTCTGGTGGTTCTagtagttgttttttttttttgcttatttttcatgtatatAGTTAAGAGAAATGATATCACTTCAGTGGTCGACGATCAGAGCAGTGTCCTGCCCATTTGTCAATTGAATATCCCAGGAAACCGACCCGGCATAAACTGTGTACCTCGGGAACAAATCAGTTATGCTAAAGACTTGTTGAAAGTCATACATCCAGAATTAACTAAGAGAGTCGCTGATTTTCAATGTGGGAAGCCTGGTGTTCTCCCTTACTTAACAGAAAGAGAAGTCCTAGATATAGCTGCTACAAGAGCCGACACCTCTGACATCAGTCAGTGCCGCATGGATCTAAATAATCTAGAGGTATTGCTTGTGAACAACCCTCGCTGGGGTCTCAGtgtagttcagcttaaaaattTGTATTCAAAAGATGCAGAGTTCACTCCGATAACATCCACTGATACAGTGGTGCAACAGCGCAGCAAGGGTAGTGTAGCTCTAACCTTAGCTGACCCATCCACACCCCTCTCTTGTCTCTTCATCAACACCCTATACTCCACTGGATCGTCTCTTGTGGTAATTGGACTACTCACATTACTGGCTCTGGGTTCCCAAAGGGGCTACAAATACTATGTTGCATATCGCAAAAGGAAGAGTGACGAGATCTACTCAATGGTGGAGCAAATCATAGATGTGATATCTCAGGAGACTGAAGATAGTGGAGAACCGTACATATCCGTGGACCATGTGAGAGATACTCTCATTCCACCTCAAAATAGAGAAAAAATGGCGTCAGTCTGGGATGCTGCTGTGAAATTTATTCAGAGGAATGAGAGCCGTGTGCGAATGGAGGTTCAATCCGTCGATGGGGAAGACTGCAGGGTGTGGCGCTGGTGTTCCGCTCACAGCAGCCCGAAACGCAGCGCGGCCTGGCAGGGACAGGCATTCGAGACCCAGGAAGGCTCTGTAAACAACTTGACCGTATCACCTACACCTTGCCTAAAGATCCGCCACATGTTTGACAAAAATGATACAAATGATAACTTGAGGATGGTGGTGCAGGATGCGATTCTAGAGAAGTGTGGCGAGCGCTGCAATGTTTTGCATATTGATGTCGACCGGGCTTCATGCTGCGTCTATGTGAAGTGTGCGAGCACAAGCGACGCCGGAGTGGTGTACCGCTCGCTGCACGGCTGGTGGTACGAGGGCCGTCTCATCACCGTGAAGTACCTCCGCCTGGAGCGCTACATGCAACGCTTCCCTAACTCTCCCTCTGTTGGGCCCTACCTTAAAATGTCCCGTCCACGCCGCACCTGGGATGAGTAA